The genomic segment GGCAATAATTACTTTAAGCTTAGGGTCCAAAGGAGTTGGACAGATTACAAAGTCGGGATCAAGGTATGCGGCGAACTgcaattattttcttttttcctCTTCAACCTCAATGATTTGACGTCAAAGATGTGCTCATGTATCTTTATGCTTGAGACGAACTTGGTACTTCTGCTGTAAATATctctaaataaaaataatgaaaaattgataaatatttaattaatgtctACATTATTTAggcaaatttaaaaatagacaatatcaaacatagaagttaataatgttaatataaatatatgtttaaggttttaattttatttttttaaaatatgataaaTTTGCAATTTATAATTGGCGAATTaatgaaaattgattatttatctCAATTCTCAATTTCAAATTAGTGTAAGAACCAAACATTTAATtctcttattttttaatttaaataaacgAAAAAAATGAAAACCATTTCCTTTTTGTATTCTTTGTCATAATTAAACACACCATCTATCCTTTCTTTCAAATCATTTGAAGAAATTACTACCATTTTCTCTATTCTTCATCATTATCTCCCTTCTTTATATTCTCTCACCAAATTTAGTCCCCAAATATAGTGTAGTTAGCTGATCTTTTTCATgacatttaatttatatattttatgttgtttgaattcatgccatttaatttaaattaaactcATCCATCccattaaataaaattaagatgagTAATCTATTATTAAAATCGTTACATGGTCAATCATAACCGTACACTAATTTTCATACGTTTGCTTTTGACCGTTGTCAAATTAATATCACAGTCACAGGAAAACATGTTctgtgaaatgactaaaatacccttacaaTTTTCAGGAGAAAAGCGAGAAAAGGAAAGACATCATCTCCGTTCCcgctttagatttttttttaagaagtgCCGCTCCTTTCCGTCCCCTCCGTTTTGTTTCCCGTTactgtttaaaaaataaaataaaattgacaaAGAAAAATACGGTAAAGTTAActgtattaattaattaattgttagaaaaagtattgtaataaaataatttaaaaagaaaaaaagcttTTTGTAATCTCCGATTTGGCTCTCTATTTCTCTCTCCCCAAATAAACAAAACGACGCCAACGCCACTACTACTGGcacagaagagagagagagagagagagagagagagagaaatagaaaGCGAAAAAAGCTTCGTAACTGACTTTCTAATGGAGTTTGATGCTCAGATCTTGGAGAAACCCTAACCGTTTTCTTACCGGATTATCTCCCATTTCCTTCAAGAACCgctcattttttttgtttgtttatttttcgtAAAGATCAACAACCGCATAGCTCCTTGCTCCATTTCGAATCGTCTTCGCGGCCGCCGCATTTCACCGTCTTGGATTGGTCTCTCCTCGGCTCCGGTTAATCGCGTTCGAGagagtttttttcttcttctttgctttCTTTATCGGATTGTTGAGAATGAAATTGTTAGGATTGTGATTTGGGAGAGGGGGAAGGGAGGGCGGTAGTGTAATATTTGAGAAGTATTATGGACGAGAGAGGAGGTGGTGGTGGCTCATTTGTGGCCGTGAGAAGAATTTCTCAAGGTCTGGAACGAGGCAACACCTGCCATTCATCTTCTGGTTGGTACCTTTccatttttgttttctttattcaTTTATTCCTTTTTTTCAGTTCTTTAATTTCGATTCCTTTGCagttattattttctctctttttttatcccttcattttatattttctctataaaagcaccttttctattttatttttatttttatatatttttgactCTATCTCTTTCCCTCATATACCACAGTACTTTTTGAAAGCTTAATTTTATTTGCTGGATAATTTTCTTTCCGGGTTTGGATCTCGAATTCAGAAGATTTACGTGCATGAGTAGCTTGGATTATTTCAGAAGTTATCGTTATGATGATGTTTTCTGATATCCTAATGTGCTGTAGTGCGTGAATTGGTTTATTCACCTTTATTATTTGTTGATTTGTTATAATATGTAATTTGTGGCTTTTTCTCTGATTTAAACGGTTGGAATAGTTTATTCTATGATTTAAATGTTAACTTCATCATCCTTCGCAACCCTCTGCGAATTTGGAGATTTCTCGCCATACCCCAGAAAAGTTGGAAAACTTCGTGGAAAATGTTGCGTGTATATGTAGAAATTGTTCGTGGTTGCGAAGATCCtgtgctttttttttctttttctcctgTTGTTGGTTTTTGTTTTTTCTCCTGTGcttgtttcttttattttctttgccTTTTTTCCTGTGCGTGTGATATAATATTCCTGACTGTAGTAGTCTTTTGAGCTCGAGATAAGTAGCATGTGTTTAGGTTCTGTTTTGATATAGTTGTCAGTCACTAGTTTAATTGCATTTAGTTAATTTGCTCTTGGATTGGAATTTGAGAATGCCGAATTCATGAATTGAGCTCAGAAATTTGCTGGTATTGATCTACAATAATGCCAATAAATAGAGATTTTATTAGTGGGTGGTTCATTTGGTACAGCTGAGGTTGTGGCAGGATCTGCTGCATGGCTTGGTCGAGGTCTATCTTGTGTTTGCGCTCAGAGAAGAGAAAGTGATGCACGTCCTTCGTTTGACTTAACCCCTGTCCAGGTATTTTTCATTTATAATTACTATTTGTTATCGATGCAAACCACTCAAGATTTCGGTCACGAATTATGCTTTGATTTGTAATTTTTGGATGCGATTGTTCTTCGTAAAAACAACCAAACttgtcatttttaaaaaaataaattaaatttcatTTTTTAAGACAAATTATTGGAGTTTCGTATCTTGCTTTATTTATGTGTgtagtttcattttttttttcttttcttcaataGGAGGAATGCTTGCAAAGACTACAAAACCGAATAGATGTATCCTATGATAGTTCAGTCCCTGAGCATCAGGTATCTCTTGAGCTGTAGTTTCTTTTTTGTTTACTTTGTGTAAATGATATAAGTTGAAGTGTGCATGGTTGAATTGGAGATGGGTGCAATTTACATGATTTTTGATCTAtgtctctttattttttttaaggtaAATCTAAATGTCTTTCTTACATGGCTTATTTATGTGTATACAATTATACAGTACTTATGAAAGGTGAATTAATTATATTCTTTCTGTGTGCAATGTCTGCTTTGATGCAGGAAGCTTTAAAGGCTTTATGGAACGCTGCCTATCCTGAGGAAGAGCTCCGTGGTTTAATATCCGAGCAATGGAAGGAAATGGGATGGCAAGGGAAGGACCCATCAACAGATTTTAGGTAGGTACTGTATTTCCAAGGTTATTTACGTATTACTAGTATTTAATCACCTGCCCTCTGAACtctctattattatttttttgtgctCATTTTTTGCTTACTATCAACATTTGAATTTTCTCTGACAGGGGTGGTGGTTTTATATCCTTGGAGAATTTATTGTATTTTGCTAGGAATTTTCCGGTATGTTATTCTATGTACATTATTCCCCCTATTTAGTTATTGATGATTAAAGTCTCTTTATACAATGTGTTTTAGTTAATGCAGAACTTCTTGTTTGTTTACATGTGTGATATACTAGTTGGTTTGGGATTTCAAATTGTACTATTGTACCTTTATAATCTTGCATTAAAAATTTCAATTCGTTGAATGCAGAAATCCTTCCAGGATCTATTGCGGAAACAAGAGGGTGATCGCTCAGTTTGGGAATACCCATTTGCTGTGGCTGGTGTGAACATCACATTCATGCTTATACAGATGCTTGATCTTGAAGCAGGTTTCATTTCATTCTTTAATTTACATGCTTATACAATTTTTCGTTTGTTTCAAAAGACATAATTTTACAATTATTTTCGTCTTGGCTCCTTTCCATTGCAAATGTAGATTTCTATTGTCGGTGATGTTAGTTTTGTGGCCATTATTTGCAATGTAATTAAATTGCAATGCTTCTGGTGACAAGTTGGAAATTGTAATGAATGTGTCTGTCTAATATCTGTCACATGTCAATTTGAATTAGTAAATCTGCACCCCTTTCATTAGTGTAACATTCTCTTGATTTCATATTGTTCATTCTAGTGTCCTGTACTATATATGTACTATATATGCATCGTTTAGAATTCGCTGTTGGCTTTGTTTCCAGTTAGTTGTTCATTAGCTAATGAAGTTTTTAATTTTGCAGTAAAACCAAGAACCCTGGTTGGAGCAACTTTCTTGAAGTTTCTAGCAGGTGATTTGAGCTGCTTTATACCACCACTATCATTGTGTCATTTTATTTAGCCTGCTGGAATCAAATCCTCAACCTCATAGACCTGATCATAACTGAAACTATTTATTTTCCTTATGGCAGATAGTGATTCGGCATTTGACCTTCTATATTGCATCACATTCAAGCTAATGGATCATCAATGGCTCACAATGCGTGCATCGTATATGGATTTTAATGTATGtgctcatttattaaaaaatttgtttAGGTGTCCTTGCTTCTTCTATACATCTCACAAAGTTATGCATTGACTGTGGAGATAATGCCTTTAGAGTAGATTCATATCAGAGGGTGCCCTTTTGTGCAATAGATTGAGACATGTATATTTTAAAAGTCTTTTAGGATATACTAGTCATCTTGTGCTTTGTAGATGGATGACTTGCTTTGTATATGCACTAGAGGCCTTCAAGTTGAATAGATTTGCTTACTGAACTAACTATACTTaacctgttttcttttgtttttgacAGACGGTGATGAAAGCCACACGTCGACAGCTTGAAAAGGAACTTCTGAATGAAGACGTAGCACGACTTGAAGAGTTACCCTCATACAACCTGCTTTCCCGATAGATTGATCTTTCCGAAGTCTTACAGACGGCAGGCTTCGGCAGTGACACTTATATTTCTAACTAGATGGTGTTTGTACATGATAAGGTGCTTTCCAACTTCTCCGGCTGCTAGTCAGCCTATTCTGATTGATTCTCGGAAAAGGTTTTTAGTTTCCTGAGTTGTAAGGCTAAAGTCCGGTGTGAAATTTCATTAAGGTTTAAAGTTTCTGTTTTAGGGCGGGGGGAGGATTTGTTGCCACGGCATTTCAAATTATGCAAAATATTGCAGTACCAACTTATAGGGAATGTGGAATGTGTTTCTGTTTTGTTTTTTTGGCTTTGACTTGTGATTAGAGAGAGGTTCCTTTCCTATGGTTGAAAGCCATGTGTGTCTGGTCCTGATGCTGATAACTGAACCATCAAAATGGCCACAGGAGATGAAAATTGAATTCCTTTGGCTTTTCTTCTTGGTATAGAGTAGAAGAATCATACACTTAAATATCTCTGTTGTTTTGTTTGAGATTTGTGAGAATCTTTAATCTCAAATGTTTCTACTTGAAGGGTTCTGATGCTATTCCCTATACACTACCACAGCTTTTAACATCTTTTCATTGTTGGCATTGAAGGAAACCATGTTTTACAGCTATAAaacattatgtaattttttttgtcGAGTTTCCTTTTGATTCAGTACCAGCATCAATCTTACTGTAAAGGAATGTATAAAAGTGGATAAAAGAGTTGAGTGTGAATTTGGTCAGGCTTTTTCAGGTCATCGAGGTGGTGGTTAGGGAATTTGTGAAGTTTTCAGGACCTTAGGTTATCATTGTGAGTAGCAAATATTTTGGGATTCACGCAAAGAAAAGATCAAATTGAATGTGACCGAATCTGGAAAAGCCCAGCATATTAAATGGATCAATTTATTGGTCGTGTTAGTTTCGAATTTATGTGTATGGAGATGTCGAGGCGGTATTGGTCATTAGCCACGTTAAAATCAATCGTACTCACTAGTCAGTGTAGACCGACCCGACCTTTCCTAATCAATGgagttcttttttttttgagAGAGAGAATAATCGGTGGAGGCAAGTATGTCgaaaatatataaacttaaaaTTTGATTGCTATAAAATTTGTACAGACATTTTGTAATTAACCATTCAATTCAAGTTGATTTGGCTTAATGTGCAAATTTTATGTGTAATTGGCTTGATATAAAAGACCTGTAAAATATTGGGAAATTTTTTATGCATGCTATAACTATACaaaattatttcaatttttttcttgTTTACAATACTCATTCAACcctttataaaaatttaaaaaatatatatttatatcatctAAATAAAAGATCAAACAAAAATTGTAAGAATAGAATAAAATTTTACAGAGTAAATAAATTTCATTATACATTCAAATGATCTTTTACATAAGAAGGAATTATTACCTCCTAACCTAACATACCCATCAAAACTTGAACAAATGCAGGAAAATGCAACCGGCACAGCCTAATATATCTAGCTTTCATGTGAATTATACATAACTCCGTAAAATTTGAAAAATGCCACAATTTCTATTTAGACtgtaaatattgtttacaaaattAAAACTTACAAACTTGTATATATGATTATGCGTATTTTTGTAACtttttttttcccatattttaaatatatttgttatcAAAAAAAGATAGGTATCGTCTAGATTTAATAGATGTGTTATATTCACCTCAACCAAATAATTTGAAACAAAGAGTAAAAATGAAGCCAGACACAAGATTCCCCACAATGTGAAAACTTGTTTATGAAGGTTCTTAGTACACTCAACATCCAGATGAATTATTCATCAAAGTAAAACATACAAAGACTAGTAATTTAATCAGGAGACAAAACTCTCTAAAACTTCATAAAAAGTCACCATCATAACAACGAAGAGAAAGATAATCTCAGTATCAGAGCTCAAGAAGATGAGTCTATTCATAGATCCATGAGTGAAGGCTGCTCTGCCATTCGGCAACGCCCTCAGGGAACCATAGGGCAATCTCTTTCCTTCCATTCTCAGCAGAGTCACTTCCATGAATGACATTCCTGAGTCCAATGAATATTCATACAGTTAATTTAAAATCCAATAAAACCACACAAGCTAGAAACCCCCCAACCGTAATCATGGTATGATCTTAAAACTCTGAAACAATCTTGAGATTTTCATTGCAATTATTGGAACCATAACAATCAATATAAAGACTATATTGCAAACATAATTACTTGTCTGAAGATCTCTAATTACCTGCCAATGTCAATAGCAAAGTCACCACGAATGGTTCCAGGGGCAGACTCAGCAGGGTTTGTTGCTCCAATGATCTTCCTACCAGTGGTTACAACATTCTTACCCTCCCAGACCATAGCCACAACAGGGCCCGAGACAATGTACTCAACCAAACCATTAAAAAAGGGCTTGGCAGAGAGGTCAGCATAGTGCTTCTCGGCAAAAGCGCGTTCAACAGTGATAAACTTCAAACCTAAAACATATCAATTAAGCCCTCAACTTTAGCATATGTAATGGACAACAATTACAATTCTCAAATATGATCTCTCATGTTAAGCTATATAATAGTTTGAACAACCACTTAATGATTCATCGAGGGAAAACACTGTAAGTaaaatatagtatatatttatatatacagaCTTGCAAAGTCCCTGTAATGATATAGAAAGCTTACCTCTCAAAGTGAAACCCTTCTTCTCAAATCTGCTAATGATTTCACCAACCTACGTTAAAATCATGAGAAAATTAATTATTAGACCTTTAGCTATGCAAACAGTAATCGAATCTTGGTGAATCTAATCTCAAAATCTCactaataaattatttatttattgataaaAAAAACCAATTTTTGCTAGACTAACCAAAAACCCAATTCAGATACAACGAGTAATCATTTTTCCCAGGCCCCACCAAAAAGGTAAAATTTCCTACCAACCAAACACCAGATCCGTACTAATCATCAAGATATACAGAAATATGAGAAATCTTAAGAAACCCATATGAGAATCAACGACCTGAAGCTAAAACAAGAACAGaaaacaacaaaatttgaaaaatagAAAACATACCAGTCCTCTTTGCACACCATCAGGCTTGATCATTATGAAAGTTTGCTCCATTTTTCTCTTCGAAAGTCTCTAAACTGTGCAGCTGAAGTGAAGTTTTTGGTGAGAGCTAGTTATGAGTGTGAGAGAAGAAGGCTTACACAAATATATTTATACTCTATTATTATATATGTGCACTTGCTGGAAAGGAAAACCCTAACCCTAGTTGAGTTTGTTCCGAATATTCTGTTGGATtttcactttattatttttaatattatttaaatggtGGGGACTGTGGAGCCGTTGAGGACAGGACACCTCAGCCGCATaaacttttcttttttgtttttaagaAGAAAAAGTGATTAATAGAGAAaaagataaattaaaaaaaaatattaagtcgAGCCTTCCAATTAGATATAACAgataaccctcgacttataagccaactCATAGCACTAGCAATACTATAACAagatggtgtttctgaaagaagaaacaagacaTTGTTAGACATGATCAGGTCTATATTAAGCTACTATTCAcatcctctctcattctggggatatgcacttcaaatggtGAATTACATTTTGAATCTAGTCTCGTCTAAGACCATAAACAAAATGTcattggaactgtggaatggaaacaaacatAATTTGCACAATTTCCGCATTTGtggctgtcctgctcatgttcttagacctaaattaggCAAACTTGATTCAATGTctaaagtgtgcatttttgtgggctacgctccagaaacaagaggcagttatttctatagtcccaatgaccaaaatgtatttgtttcaacaaatgcgacattccttgaacatgactatatgaataataATAACAAACCTCATAGCAAAGTAGTTTTGGGGGAACTCGCAGCTGATAAGATTTCATCACTTTcgtcttcatcattaaatgataaacgacaaaccgaggaaaccactattcctggaaaagaaaccccggtgcaacgtagtagtgggaggattgtgagacaacctgtttgctatgaacatgaggcacatgtccttgtttctgatacaaataatgatgatccattaacctttaaagaaacaatggatgatcctgaaaatagaaatgacaagaagccatgaaccaagaaatgaaatCTGTGCATTCCAATTTtgtttgggaacttgtagatctacctgaagatgtcaggcccattgggtccaaatggatatacaagaagaaaagaggtgtagatgggaaagtggagactttcaaaacaaggctagtagccaaaggctacactcggagagaaggtgttgattattaagaaacattttctcttatggccatgctcaaatctatttgcatcctcttatccatattttccacctatgactatgagatatggaaaatggacgtcaagacagcttttctgaatgactatcttgatgaaagtatctatatggtataACCAGAAGagttcatcaagaatggggaagatcgaaaggtatgtaagttgctgaaatccatttatggaataaagcaagcatctagatcttggaatatcacatttgatggaaaaattaaaacatatggcttcaaatagaatgtcgatgaagcatgtgtgaacaaatatatcaaaggaaaagtagtggttttcctagttaattacgtggatgacattctccccattggcaataatgtagagacattgttaaacgtgaagaagtggttagctgaaaagttcaaaatgaaagatttgggtgaggcaagctatgttctgggaatctaAATCCTAAGGGATGGGAaaaacaagctcttggcactttctcaggctaaccACTTCTTGAGGCAAGATATCGATAATGTGCTTTAAAGATtatctatggagaattccaaaaaatgtcagttaccgaccagacatggaattactctttccaaggAACAGTGTCCTAAACAACTCGGGAGGAAGAGGATACGAGAAAGCATCCCTATGCTttagcagttgggagtctaatgtatggcatgttgtgtactagacctgacatatgctatgcagtagggattgtgagtcgttatcaatcaaatcctggtttagAACCTGGATTGCAGTagagcacattctcaagtatcttaggagaacgagagattatatgcttgttgttgactgcgtttttagccaacgacgtgagaacgtcaaatacgacaagccttcaagagaaataaaaacgacacagacggtttaaacaagaaaagtaaataacacaggagatttttatagtggttcagccccgattgtcggtaatagcctaatccacttagagttgtaatttatagacctatactcaagatcagatggactgagccaactgagtttcttcagtacagattgtgaaaatacaagagttctctcaaatatcagcactttctctctctagaatacatagacccaattttctctctctagaatacatagtcccaattttctctctctagaaagaagcagCTCCagaacccctctctcatcccataagctctctatttataggcctaggatcctcaactgatatccctttacgatagggatattttattattcatcttatatttatattacaaataaacattcaaaattcgaaatgtaacaaaccccccatttgtgggaagaatgagagattcccgcgtatgttgttgaagctgtctctgggaatcttgacttagtctcctctagctagttgatccacctcctactgaccactcgtgcaagtgttggtcggacgtgcatggtggtaagacatgcatggtggtaggatatgtttttgtgggttgaacgtgcatggtggtaggacatgcacttctctcctctaacatggcactctcctctagcatgccatgttcctccttgaaccaatctccttggcttctcctcggaccaaggtggtccgaggcaacctccttggcaccttaccttggacaagttcaaagcattctcctttagcatctcccaagcatgtccgatcggacattgtgtaggctctccttggcaaaatctaagtccccattcttgacttgcatgggactcctcctccttagctatttaccttggacacgttcgagccaacacttaggaaatcttgggaggcttacctcaaacacacccttggggtctcctaggaccacatcctccttggggtctcctaagaccactttcttgagttctcctcggacctcatccttgggttctcctaggatcactcccttggggtctcctaggaccacatcctccttggggtctcctaggaccactccccttagctctcttagaatgcattctccttagcctcctaggatgcattctccaatctTTGGGTCTAACacttgtatattcaggggtgagttaaaccctactgaatacactgattctgatttccaataagACAAAGACAGTCATAAGTCGAcgtctgggtcagtattcactcttggtggaggagctatgGTCTGGaggagtattaaacaatccaacatagcggattcaaccatggaagccgaatacataacGGCTTGTGAAACGACTAAGGAGGTGgtttggttgagaaagttctacactAATCTAGAAGTAGTTCTAGATATGGATAAGTCACTAATCCTATactatgacaacagtggagcagtagctaactccaaAGAACCAAGAACCACAAGAGAAGAAAGCacatagaaaggaaataccatctagttagagagattgtacaccgaggtgatatgactgttatgaagataacgTTGGAACAAAACCTGGTtgttaccaagacacttcctgcaaagtcgttcatgg from the Humulus lupulus chromosome X, drHumLupu1.1, whole genome shotgun sequence genome contains:
- the LOC133804137 gene encoding uncharacterized protein LOC133804137 isoform X1: MDERGGGGGSFVAVRRISQGLERGNTCHSSSAEVVAGSAAWLGRGLSCVCAQRRESDARPSFDLTPVQEECLQRLQNRIDVSYDSSVPEHQEALKALWNAAYPEEELRGLISEQWKEMGWQGKDPSTDFRGGGFISLENLLYFARNFPKSFQDLLRKQEGDRSVWEYPFAVAGVNITFMLIQMLDLEAVKPRTLVGATFLKFLADSDSAFDLLYCITFKLMDHQWLTMRASYMDFNTVMKATRRQLEKELLNEDVARLEELPSYNLLSR
- the LOC133804138 gene encoding nucleoside diphosphate kinase 1, which produces MEQTFIMIKPDGVQRGLVGEIISRFEKKGFTLRGLKFITVERAFAEKHYADLSAKPFFNGLVEYIVSGPVVAMVWEGKNVVTTGRKIIGATNPAESAPGTIRGDFAIDIGRNVIHGSDSAENGRKEIALWFPEGVAEWQSSLHSWIYE
- the LOC133804137 gene encoding uncharacterized protein LOC133804137 isoform X2, yielding MMMFSDILMCCTEVVAGSAAWLGRGLSCVCAQRRESDARPSFDLTPVQEECLQRLQNRIDVSYDSSVPEHQEALKALWNAAYPEEELRGLISEQWKEMGWQGKDPSTDFRGGGFISLENLLYFARNFPKSFQDLLRKQEGDRSVWEYPFAVAGVNITFMLIQMLDLEAVKPRTLVGATFLKFLADSDSAFDLLYCITFKLMDHQWLTMRASYMDFNTVMKATRRQLEKELLNEDVARLEELPSYNLLSR